One genomic region from Bombyx mori chromosome 6, ASM3026992v2 encodes:
- the LOC101740185 gene encoding FAST kinase domain-containing protein 4 has translation MLRFSGSISWRLGIRAIIRKQSTTNAAAVKTDKIEDTKNVQGKIPIAETFKDTSGLVAAAFAHLNSESEITTTKKPSPKSAKISRHQQLENQISKAADVNSLLLVAENPVVSRRHALKMVSILSEWSSTNKVNLNEFEKDPRFLKLCRILARTSTTHAMSSLTMAEDLSTVLGITGDDEAARLISNLTLSQMIKVMKALQQKGRRSTPLLRALSHNITSQAEVIDLKKSADLLFSMASLNFPDPLLLDRICNDVIDSLPKNEDKPAVVNSIIVSLGLMKYRHEPALNAITEWMMDHSSVCRSSDVASAVVTLATLNYVPPGSEALFEMARSLKEEEVVKPSTWLDLVFSLLILDKADHHHLVSTLRPEFIDKLLTTGDIPIPCRRKLMMIDAYIQLTRQSSVRLPDDVREGVPLVYNKEKALFIHAVLETFRSLVSSTNFLKKDCNSNMGFLYDAEFAVDAKCHPVPLDKAAGDKSVYRIAVMALDYHDMSRRTIAPLGTSELGARLLRLKGYRVIQIHYTDFDPKDKLVTRVQYIEKLLKEAVNNKNN, from the exons ATGCTAAGGTTCAGCGGATCAATATCTTGGAGGTTAGGTATCAGGGCAATCATAAGAAAGCAGTCGACTACGAACGCTGCCGccgtaaaaactgacaaaatcGAGGACACTAAGAATGTTCAAGGAAAAATACCCATTGCGGAAACGTTTAAGGATACTTCAG GCCTCGTAGCCGCTGCATTTGCTCACTTGAACTCTGAAAGTGAAATTACAACAACTAAGAAACCAAGTCCAAAATCAGCTAAGATAAGTCGCCACCAACAGCTCGAGAATCAAATTTCCAAAGCTGCTGATGTGAATTCTCTGCTCCTTGTTGCTGAAAATCCTGTTGTGTCTCGAAGACATGCTTTGAAG ATGGTTTCTATCTTATCAGAATGGTCGAGCACTAACAAAGTGAATTTGAATGAATTCGAGAAAGACCCACGTTTTTTAAAGCTATGTAGAATTCTGGCTAGGACCTCAACTACTCATGCGATGAGTTCCTTGACAATGGCAGAGGATCTGAGCACAGTTCTAGGAATAACTGGTGATGATGAGGCAGCCCGTCTGATTTCAAATTTGACGCTGTCACAAATGATAAAG GTAATGAAGGCATTGCAGCAGAAGGGACGTCGCAGCACACCATTACTGCGTGCTCTTTCTCACAACATAACAAGTCAGGCAGAGGTCATTGATCTCAAGAAATCAGCTGATTTACTATTTTCTATGGCTAGCTTAAACTTTCCTGACCCTCTGCTACTGGACAGGATATGCaa TGACGTAATAGATAGCTTACCGAAGAACGAAGACAAGCCGGCCGTAGTGAATTCGATAATTGTGTCCCTGGGCCTCATGAAGTACAGACACGAGCCGGCGCTGAACGCCATAACGGAGTGGATGATGGACCACAGCAGCGTCTGCCGCTCCAGCGACGTGGCTTCGGCCGTCGTCACGCTGGCCACCTTAAACTACGTGCCGCCCGGATCCGAAGCTCTGTTTGAG ATGGCGCGCTCTCTTAAGGAGGAGGAGGTCGTGAAGCCGTCCACGTGGCTGGACTTGGTCTTCTCGCTCCTCATTCTCGACAAAGCGGATCATCATCACCTGGTATCGACTTTACGACCGGAATTCATCGATAAACTGCTCACGACTGGCG ACATCCCGATCCCTTGTCGCCGGAAGCTGATGATGATAGACGCATATATCCAGCTGACGAGGCAGTCTTCCGTCCGCCTCCCCGACGACGTCCGCGAGGGCGTGCCGCTTGTCTACAACAAGGAGAAGGCGCTCTTCATTCACGCCGTGCTCGAAACATTCAGGAGTCTGGTCTCTTCTACCAACTTCCTAAAGAAGGACTGCAATTCGAACATGGGCTTCTTGTACG atGCGGAATTCGCTGTGGACGCCAAGTGTCACCCCGTGCCTCTGGACAAAGCCGCCGGTgataaaag CGTGTACAGGATAGCAGTGATGGCGTTGGACTACCACGACATGAGCAGAAGGACGATAGCGCCACTGGGCACCAGCGAACTGGGCGCGCGGCTGTTGCGGCTCAAG GGCTATAGAGTAATACAGATCCATTACACGGACTTCGATCCTAAAGACAAACTGGTGACGAGGGTGCAGTACATAGAGAAATTACTCAAGGAAGCtgtgaataataaaaacaattag